The Fontisubflavum oceani genomic interval ACGATGCCTACGCACTGTCCAAGTATTGGGAGGAGTGCTGTGGCTCGGGCTTTGGCGTTGTACGCGCGTGCAAAAGGCTTGAAGAGCAAGGGTTTGTGCCTGATCTCGTCCTCGGTCATGTGGGATGGGGTGAACTGACCTTCATGAAACAAATCTGGCCGAGCGTTCCGGTTCTGGGTTTTTTCGAGTATTTCTACCTCGCCCAGGGCGGCTCTGTCGGGTTCGATCCTGAGTTCCCGGCTTCCGAACACACGCCATTCATTATGCATGCCCGCAATGCCGTCAACTTCGCGAATATCGAAACCGTCGATCTTGGTCATGCACCGACCCAATGGCAACTCAACACCTTCCCGGAGAGCTTCCACTCAAAGATTTATTGCTGCCATGACGGCATTCGGGCCGATCTTCTGAAACCCAATCACGCGGCCAAAGTCCCTCTGGGTCGACTGGGCCGCGATGTGACCCGGGAGGATGAGATTTTCACCTATATGGCCCGAAACATGGAACCCACGCGCGGCTTTCATGTGTTCATGCGGGCGCTGCCCGACATCTTGGCCGCGCGGCCCAAAGCTCGGGCGCTGATCATCGGCGGCAGCGAGACATCCTATGGCAAGAAAAGCGATGCCGACGGAGGGTATCGCGCCGAAATGGAACGGGAGGTGGGAGATCGGCTCGACTGGGATCGCGTCCATTTTCTAGGCCGCGTGCCTTATGCGGATTTCCAGAAGATCATCCAGATCAGCCGTTGCCATATCTATCTGACGGTGCCGTTTGTCCTGTCTTGGTCCCTTCTGGAAAGCATGGCCATGGAAGCAACCATTGTCGCCTCAGACACCGCGCCGGTCCGTGAAGTTGTGACACATGGCGAGACGGGGCTTCTCGCCGATTTTTTCGATCCCAAGGCATTGGCCAATCAAGTTGCCGAAGTGTTGGCCAGTCCGGCGGACTACGCGGGGTTGGGCCCGGCCGCACGACGCCATGTATTGGAAAACTACGATTTCCTGAGCCACACGCTGCCGATTCATCTTGAGAAAATGAACAGCCTTGTTCCCAAAGCCGCCCAGATTCCGATGCCGGTCTGAACGGCTCTGTCCCCTATGCCGCCGCCTAATGCCTAATCTCCCGCAGGTGTGTCTTTGTTCTTTCGCGGATGTTTGACGCCGTCCGGCGCCCGCTAGGCAACAGTTTAGGCGCAGCACAAATCACGGTCAGCGGGCTACGCGGCTGGATCTGATTTACCAGGGTTCCGGAGAGATCTGCGATGACCGGATTTGGACTCTGGGCAGGTCAACGACGTGTTTTGGCACGACTTTACTCGGACACCATGTGTCGTTTGACCTCTATCGGGATTCGTGAGAGCACTCGGCCAACAAGACGTGAGGCTCTTAAAATGGCGGGCAAAATCCTCCTCGCAGGCGGCGCAGGATATATTGGCTCTCACACCTATCTCGCGCTGGTCGCAGCGGGGTTTGAGGTGATTATCTTTGACAACTTCGTCAATTCGCACCCGAGTGTGACGGAGCGGTTGGCAGAGATCAGCGGCGCGCCGGTCACATGTGTCACCGGGGATGTTCGCGATTCCGCCGCGCTGGATCGGCTCTTTGCCGAACACGATATCGCGGCGGTCGTTCATTTTGCGGCGTTAAAGTCAGTCGCCGACAGCGTCAAAGACCCGCTTGGGTATTTAGATAACAATCTCGGTGGTTTGGTGACGTTGCTCGCCGCGATGGACCGGGCCCGTTGCCGCAATCTCGTCTTCTCCTCCTCAGCCACAGTTTACGGCATCCCCGACGAGACGCCGACGCCCGAAACGGCCGAGCGTCGCGCGATGAACCCCTATGGCAGAAGCAAAATAATGTGCGAGGAAGTCCTCGAAGAGCTCGCGACCGCCGATCCTGGCTGGGCCTTCGGCATTCTGCGGTACTTTAACCCGGCGGGCGCACATCCCTCTGGCCTGATTGGAGAAGATCCGAAGGATGTGCCCAACAATTTGATGCCTTTCGTCGCCAAAGTTGCTATCGGCGAAATCGCGCAAATCAAAGTCTTTGGAAATGACTATCCCACGCCCGATGGCACCGGGGTTCGGGACTACATCCATGTGGAAGATTTGGCGCGCGGTCATCTCTTGTCGTTGCAGTCGCTTCTGTCGACCGGGCAGGGGCATGTGGTTAATCTTGGAACCGGTAAGGGGCAGTCTGTCTTAGACGTCATCAACGCCTATAGCGCGGCCTGCGGGCAAGACTTGCCCTTTGTTTTCGAAGCGCGGCGGCCCGGCGATGTCCCAATCTATTGCGCACAAACCGATCTCGCGAAATCCGTTCTTGGGTTTGAGACGGAGAAGAGCTTGGCCGATATGTGTGAAAGCAGTTGGCACTGGGTGACGTCGCAGGCGCATCTGAAACGACCCTAGCCCGCTACCGCAAGAAGAGGTTGCGCCGACAAGCGCCACATCCATCGCGATACACCACCTTTGACGCTCCATGTCGGTTGTAGGCTTGGCCACGGTCGAAGCGATTGTTATGGCTGCGATGATCGGCCCCATAAGGAAACGCTATGGCCCAAACCCTGCCCCGAACAGCGCTCGTGACTGGTTCCGCTGGTTTTATCGGGTTTCATGTGTGCAAGCAGCTCCTCGCAGATGGTTGGCGGGTTGTCGGCATCGACGCTTTGACCGACTACTACGATGTCGCTTTGAAGACCCG includes:
- a CDS encoding glycosyltransferase family 4 protein; the protein is MKILFVHQNFPGQYRQLIDWLIAQGGHEMVALTQSKTPPNIPGIKIFGYRPHHRPKDDAYALSKYWEECCGSGFGVVRACKRLEEQGFVPDLVLGHVGWGELTFMKQIWPSVPVLGFFEYFYLAQGGSVGFDPEFPASEHTPFIMHARNAVNFANIETVDLGHAPTQWQLNTFPESFHSKIYCCHDGIRADLLKPNHAAKVPLGRLGRDVTREDEIFTYMARNMEPTRGFHVFMRALPDILAARPKARALIIGGSETSYGKKSDADGGYRAEMEREVGDRLDWDRVHFLGRVPYADFQKIIQISRCHIYLTVPFVLSWSLLESMAMEATIVASDTAPVREVVTHGETGLLADFFDPKALANQVAEVLASPADYAGLGPAARRHVLENYDFLSHTLPIHLEKMNSLVPKAAQIPMPV
- the galE gene encoding UDP-glucose 4-epimerase GalE codes for the protein MAGKILLAGGAGYIGSHTYLALVAAGFEVIIFDNFVNSHPSVTERLAEISGAPVTCVTGDVRDSAALDRLFAEHDIAAVVHFAALKSVADSVKDPLGYLDNNLGGLVTLLAAMDRARCRNLVFSSSATVYGIPDETPTPETAERRAMNPYGRSKIMCEEVLEELATADPGWAFGILRYFNPAGAHPSGLIGEDPKDVPNNLMPFVAKVAIGEIAQIKVFGNDYPTPDGTGVRDYIHVEDLARGHLLSLQSLLSTGQGHVVNLGTGKGQSVLDVINAYSAACGQDLPFVFEARRPGDVPIYCAQTDLAKSVLGFETEKSLADMCESSWHWVTSQAHLKRP